The sequence GAGCGCTCAGGGCATCCCACAGATCGCGGCGGTGCTGGGTTCGTGCACCGCGGGCGGCGCCTACGTTCCGGCGATGAGCGACGAGGCCGTCATCGTCCGGGAGCAGGGCACCATCTTCCTCGGCGGACCACCGCTGGTGAAGGCCGCCACCGGCGAGGTGGTGACCGCCGAAGAACTCGGCGGCGGCGACCTGCACTCCAAGGTCTCCGGGGTCACCGACTATTTGGCCGACGACGACGAGCACGCGCTGCGCATCGTGCGCGAGATCGCGGCGACCTTCGGGCCGCGCCCCGAAAGCCCCTGGGAGATCAGCGACTCCGTGGAACCCCGCCACGATCCGGCCGAGCTCTACGACGTAGTTCCGCCGGACCCGCGGGTGCCCTATGACGTGCGGCAGGTGATCGTCCGGCTGGTCGACAACAGCGAGTACAGCGAGTTCAAGGCCGAGTACGGCAAAACCCTGGTGACCGCGTTCGCGCGCATCCATGGCCACCCGGTCGGGATCATCGCCAACAACGGTGTGCTGTTCGGTGAATCCGCGCTCAAGGGGGCGCACTTCATCGAACTGTGCGACAAGCGCTCGATCCCACTGGTGTTCCTGCAGAACATCGCTGGCTTCATGGTCGGCCGCGACTACGAGGCCGGCGGCATCGCCAAGCACGGAGCCAAGATGGTCACCGCGGTGGCCTGCGCGCGGGTGCCCAAGCTGACGGTCGTGATCGGCGGCTCCTACGGGGCGGGCAACTACTCCATGTGTGGTCGGGCGTATTCGCCGCGGTTCCTGTGGATGTGGCCCAATGCCCGGATCTCGGTGATGGGTGGCGAGCAGGCGGCGTCGGTGCTGGCCACCGTGCGCGGCGATCAACTCGACGCGGCCGGCAAGCCGTGGTCGGCGTCCGACGAGGAGGCCTTCAAGGCCCCGATCCGCGAGCAATACGAGGCGCAG is a genomic window of Mycolicibacter heraklionensis containing:
- a CDS encoding carboxyl transferase domain-containing protein encodes the protein MTAPAFADEHRRLVAELNTKLAAAALGGNEQSRQRHVARGKLLPRDRVDRLLDPGSPFLELAPLAADGMYDDECPGAGIITGIGRVAGRECVVVANDATVKGGTYYPITVKKHLRAQEVALGNRLPCLYLVDSGGAFLPRQDEVFPDREHFGRIFYNQATMSAQGIPQIAAVLGSCTAGGAYVPAMSDEAVIVREQGTIFLGGPPLVKAATGEVVTAEELGGGDLHSKVSGVTDYLADDDEHALRIVREIAATFGPRPESPWEISDSVEPRHDPAELYDVVPPDPRVPYDVRQVIVRLVDNSEYSEFKAEYGKTLVTAFARIHGHPVGIIANNGVLFGESALKGAHFIELCDKRSIPLVFLQNIAGFMVGRDYEAGGIAKHGAKMVTAVACARVPKLTVVIGGSYGAGNYSMCGRAYSPRFLWMWPNARISVMGGEQAASVLATVRGDQLDAAGKPWSASDEEAFKAPIREQYEAQGNPYYSTARLWDDGIIDPADTRTVLGLALSVCSNAPLNPVSYGVFRM